A part of Antennarius striatus isolate MH-2024 chromosome 21, ASM4005453v1, whole genome shotgun sequence genomic DNA contains:
- the vwa2 gene encoding von Willebrand factor A domain-containing protein 2 isoform X1, which yields MHLQFHPSLLLTLLLLQVQQCSSVQEIQTSHENIVKINSAGELMQCSAAMDILFLLDGSYSVGKGSFERSKHYAIKLCQALDIRPEKVRVGLIQFGSTPRLEFALDSYTTKQELQKHLKKVSYRGGSTQTGLALKFVLRKGFPGGHNSSTVTRIAIVLSDGRSQGNVVQAAEQLKETGVVLFAVGLRYPRWEELHSLASEPMESHVFFAEHFYDAVNGLYTTLTTFSVCNATPQGCQVESFPCERKTLETVKELQGNFMCWKSARGYSPYTSLCPHYRYSKTYKRLQTVCHRTICADPCDSQPCLNGGTCVSDGPDGYHCTCPPGYGGDPHCAPALSLDCSVDLLFLVEGSATLTLEGFLRLKSFLKRFLQAVIGSDSPTKVGLAVFGGQTKVEVHVGKFKGDTRGLLKAVEELQLIGGETRTGQALRYVTRHGFVSAPVYADITDDLPRVVALITATSAVDDVLEASKYARDREIFLIGVGPEYLKGQLNNITGNPQRTITYTSPEFSAKIPELKAKICSVDTQGCLGQAIDLVFALDASSGVGLDNFSTLLDFVRSLTVLFDINRDVAQVALVVYGRRPTTVFNLDTHDTGSAVMKAIDDASYIGGATSTGAALLHVHSSILTVAKGARPGVNKAVVVLTDGSGGDDAIVPAQKIRDNGVSLFVVGIGDVLKESLLQIAGSGEYMISVPSYEDLKYFEDVVVQMLCSEAKLPVDLCKPNPCMNDGVCILFGQSFRCQCKGYEGPHCETRSRRASSRGDVPRPAGLRTKNRQKKSHQELLHHYKLQRRRYAT from the exons TCCAGCAGTGCAGCTCAGTGCAGGAGATCCAAACCAGTCATGAGAACATCGTAAAGATCAACTCAGCAGGAGAAC TGATGCAGTGCTCGGCAGCCATGGATATCCTCTTCCTATTGGATGGTTCTTACAGTGTAGGAAAGGGCAGCTTTGAAAGGTCCAAACACTATGCAATCAAACTCTGTCAAGCACTAGACATCAGACCAGAAAAG GTACGAGTAGGCTTGATCCAGTTTGGTTCCACTCCTCGGCTGGAGTTCGCCCTGGACtcttacacaacaaaacaagagCTACAGAAGCATTTGAAGAAGGTTTCATACag GGGAGGCAGCACCCAGACAGGCTTGGCTCTAAAGTTTGTGCTCAGGAAGGGTTTCCCAGGTGGCCACAACTCCTCCACTGTGACCCGGATCGCTATTGTCTTATCAGATGGGAGGTCTCAGGGTAACGTGGTGCAGGCAGCTGAACAACTAAAAGAAACAGGCGTGGTCTTGTTTGCCGTGGGGCTTCGCTACCCCAG ATGGGAGGAGCTACATTCTTTGGCCAGTGAGCCTATGGAGAGCCACGTCTTCTTTGCAGAGCATTTCTACGATGCTGTTAATGGCTTGTACACTACACTGACCACTTTCTCTGTATGCAATGCCACGCCTCAAG GCTGTCAGGTGGAGTCATTTCCCTGTGAGAGGAAGACACTGGAGACAGTGAAAGAACTGCAGGGGAATTTCATGTGCTGGAAAAGTGCCAGGGGGTATTCCCCATACACATCTCTCTGTCCACACTATAG GTACAGCAAGACATACAAGAGACTCCAGACAGTCTGCCATCGGACTATATGCGCAG ATCCCTGTGACTCTCAGCCCTGCCTGAATGGTGGAACATGTGTGTCAGACGGTCCAGATGGTTACCACTGCACATGTCCACCCGGCTACGGAGGAGACCCACATTGTG CTCCTGCATTATCACTGGATTGCTCAGTGGACTTGTTGTTCCTGGTGGAAGGCTCTGCAACTCTCACCTTGGAGGGCTTCCTCCGCTTAAAGTCTTTTTTAAAGCGCTTCCTGCAGGCTGTGATTGGGTCTGATAGCCCCACCAAAGTTGGCCTGGCCGTATTTGGAGGGCAAACCAAAGTTGAAGTCCATGTAGGCAAGTTCAAAGGAGACACAAGGGGACTACTTAAAGCCGTGGAGGAACTTCAGCTGATCGGCGGCGAGACACGTACAGGCCAGGCACTTCGCTATGTCACACGTCATGGCTTTGTGAGCGCGCCGGTTTATGCGGACATCACTGATGATCTACCACGTGTGGTGGCGCTGATCACCGCCACTTCTGCGGTGGATGATGTTTTGGAGGCCTCTAAATATGCACGAGACAGAGAGATCTTCCTGATAGGGGTGGGTCCAGAATACTTAAAAGGACAACTGAATAATATCACAGGAAATCCCCAGAGAACTATTACTTACACATCACCTGAGTTCAGTGCCAAGATTCCTGAACTGAAGGCTAAGATTTGCAGCGTAGATACACAAG gttGTCTGGGTCAGGCAATCGACTTGGTGTTTGCCCTGGATGCTTCAAGTGGTGTCGGCCTTGATAACTTTTCCACCTTGCTCGACTTTGTGCGCAGCCTGACTGTCCTGTTTGACATAAATCGTGATGTGGCACAAGTTGCACTTGTGGTCTATGGTAGGAGGCCTACCACTGTCTTCAACCTGGACACTCATGATACTGGCTCTGCTGTTATGAAGGCTATAGATGATGCAAGCTATATAGGAGGAGCGACCTCAACAGGTGCAGCTTTACTCCACGTCCACTCCAGTATCCTGACAGTGGCAAAAGGGGCACGGCCAGGAGTAAACAAGGCTGTAGTGGTGTTGACAGATGGTTCAGGTGGTGATGATGCTATTGTTCCGGCTCAGAAAATAAGAGACAACGGAGTTTCACTTTTTGTGGTTGGTATCGGAGATGTGTTGAAAGAGAGCCTGCTGCAGATTGCTGGTTCAGGGGAATACATGATCTCAGTGCCATCTTACGAAGATCTCAAGTACTTTGAGGATGTGGTAGTACAGATGTTGTGCTCAG AGGCTAAATTGCCGGTTGACCTGTGCAAGCCCAACCCATGTATGAATGACGGGGTCTGCATCCTGTTTGGTCAGAGTTTCCGTTGTCAGTGCAAAGGCTATGAAGGACCACACTGTGAAACAC GAAGCCGAAGGGCTTCATCTCGAGGAGACGTTCCGAGGCCAGCTGGTCTCAGGACGAAGAACAGGCAGAAGAAGAGCCACCAGGAACTCCTGCATCACTACAAACTGCAACGTAGAAGATATGCTACCTGA
- the vwa2 gene encoding von Willebrand factor A domain-containing protein 2 isoform X2, protein MQCSAAMDILFLLDGSYSVGKGSFERSKHYAIKLCQALDIRPEKVRVGLIQFGSTPRLEFALDSYTTKQELQKHLKKVSYRGGSTQTGLALKFVLRKGFPGGHNSSTVTRIAIVLSDGRSQGNVVQAAEQLKETGVVLFAVGLRYPRWEELHSLASEPMESHVFFAEHFYDAVNGLYTTLTTFSVCNATPQGCQVESFPCERKTLETVKELQGNFMCWKSARGYSPYTSLCPHYRYSKTYKRLQTVCHRTICADPCDSQPCLNGGTCVSDGPDGYHCTCPPGYGGDPHCAPALSLDCSVDLLFLVEGSATLTLEGFLRLKSFLKRFLQAVIGSDSPTKVGLAVFGGQTKVEVHVGKFKGDTRGLLKAVEELQLIGGETRTGQALRYVTRHGFVSAPVYADITDDLPRVVALITATSAVDDVLEASKYARDREIFLIGVGPEYLKGQLNNITGNPQRTITYTSPEFSAKIPELKAKICSVDTQGCLGQAIDLVFALDASSGVGLDNFSTLLDFVRSLTVLFDINRDVAQVALVVYGRRPTTVFNLDTHDTGSAVMKAIDDASYIGGATSTGAALLHVHSSILTVAKGARPGVNKAVVVLTDGSGGDDAIVPAQKIRDNGVSLFVVGIGDVLKESLLQIAGSGEYMISVPSYEDLKYFEDVVVQMLCSEAKLPVDLCKPNPCMNDGVCILFGQSFRCQCKGYEGPHCETRSRRASSRGDVPRPAGLRTKNRQKKSHQELLHHYKLQRRRYAT, encoded by the exons ATGCAGTGCTCGGCAGCCATGGATATCCTCTTCCTATTGGATGGTTCTTACAGTGTAGGAAAGGGCAGCTTTGAAAGGTCCAAACACTATGCAATCAAACTCTGTCAAGCACTAGACATCAGACCAGAAAAG GTACGAGTAGGCTTGATCCAGTTTGGTTCCACTCCTCGGCTGGAGTTCGCCCTGGACtcttacacaacaaaacaagagCTACAGAAGCATTTGAAGAAGGTTTCATACag GGGAGGCAGCACCCAGACAGGCTTGGCTCTAAAGTTTGTGCTCAGGAAGGGTTTCCCAGGTGGCCACAACTCCTCCACTGTGACCCGGATCGCTATTGTCTTATCAGATGGGAGGTCTCAGGGTAACGTGGTGCAGGCAGCTGAACAACTAAAAGAAACAGGCGTGGTCTTGTTTGCCGTGGGGCTTCGCTACCCCAG ATGGGAGGAGCTACATTCTTTGGCCAGTGAGCCTATGGAGAGCCACGTCTTCTTTGCAGAGCATTTCTACGATGCTGTTAATGGCTTGTACACTACACTGACCACTTTCTCTGTATGCAATGCCACGCCTCAAG GCTGTCAGGTGGAGTCATTTCCCTGTGAGAGGAAGACACTGGAGACAGTGAAAGAACTGCAGGGGAATTTCATGTGCTGGAAAAGTGCCAGGGGGTATTCCCCATACACATCTCTCTGTCCACACTATAG GTACAGCAAGACATACAAGAGACTCCAGACAGTCTGCCATCGGACTATATGCGCAG ATCCCTGTGACTCTCAGCCCTGCCTGAATGGTGGAACATGTGTGTCAGACGGTCCAGATGGTTACCACTGCACATGTCCACCCGGCTACGGAGGAGACCCACATTGTG CTCCTGCATTATCACTGGATTGCTCAGTGGACTTGTTGTTCCTGGTGGAAGGCTCTGCAACTCTCACCTTGGAGGGCTTCCTCCGCTTAAAGTCTTTTTTAAAGCGCTTCCTGCAGGCTGTGATTGGGTCTGATAGCCCCACCAAAGTTGGCCTGGCCGTATTTGGAGGGCAAACCAAAGTTGAAGTCCATGTAGGCAAGTTCAAAGGAGACACAAGGGGACTACTTAAAGCCGTGGAGGAACTTCAGCTGATCGGCGGCGAGACACGTACAGGCCAGGCACTTCGCTATGTCACACGTCATGGCTTTGTGAGCGCGCCGGTTTATGCGGACATCACTGATGATCTACCACGTGTGGTGGCGCTGATCACCGCCACTTCTGCGGTGGATGATGTTTTGGAGGCCTCTAAATATGCACGAGACAGAGAGATCTTCCTGATAGGGGTGGGTCCAGAATACTTAAAAGGACAACTGAATAATATCACAGGAAATCCCCAGAGAACTATTACTTACACATCACCTGAGTTCAGTGCCAAGATTCCTGAACTGAAGGCTAAGATTTGCAGCGTAGATACACAAG gttGTCTGGGTCAGGCAATCGACTTGGTGTTTGCCCTGGATGCTTCAAGTGGTGTCGGCCTTGATAACTTTTCCACCTTGCTCGACTTTGTGCGCAGCCTGACTGTCCTGTTTGACATAAATCGTGATGTGGCACAAGTTGCACTTGTGGTCTATGGTAGGAGGCCTACCACTGTCTTCAACCTGGACACTCATGATACTGGCTCTGCTGTTATGAAGGCTATAGATGATGCAAGCTATATAGGAGGAGCGACCTCAACAGGTGCAGCTTTACTCCACGTCCACTCCAGTATCCTGACAGTGGCAAAAGGGGCACGGCCAGGAGTAAACAAGGCTGTAGTGGTGTTGACAGATGGTTCAGGTGGTGATGATGCTATTGTTCCGGCTCAGAAAATAAGAGACAACGGAGTTTCACTTTTTGTGGTTGGTATCGGAGATGTGTTGAAAGAGAGCCTGCTGCAGATTGCTGGTTCAGGGGAATACATGATCTCAGTGCCATCTTACGAAGATCTCAAGTACTTTGAGGATGTGGTAGTACAGATGTTGTGCTCAG AGGCTAAATTGCCGGTTGACCTGTGCAAGCCCAACCCATGTATGAATGACGGGGTCTGCATCCTGTTTGGTCAGAGTTTCCGTTGTCAGTGCAAAGGCTATGAAGGACCACACTGTGAAACAC GAAGCCGAAGGGCTTCATCTCGAGGAGACGTTCCGAGGCCAGCTGGTCTCAGGACGAAGAACAGGCAGAAGAAGAGCCACCAGGAACTCCTGCATCACTACAAACTGCAACGTAGAAGATATGCTACCTGA